One window from the genome of Babylonia areolata isolate BAREFJ2019XMU chromosome 11, ASM4173473v1, whole genome shotgun sequence encodes:
- the LOC143287495 gene encoding uncharacterized protein LOC143287495 — protein sequence MGLTSSTVQIDLPSSQEAEFVKQTVETNPVVMFSKTTCTYCNVAKNIFGELGVPVKVYELDRMNEGTALQNVLGEITEARTVPRVFINGQCIGGCSELKSLHQSGKLKQML from the exons ATGGGACTGACAAGCTCCACCGTCCAAATTGATCTGCCCAGCAGCCAGGAAGCAGAGTTTGTGAAGCAAACAGTAGAAACAAACCCTGTGGTCATGTTCAGCAAGACGACGTGCACATACTGCAATGTCGCCAAGAATATCTTTGGAGAGCTCGGAGTGCCA GTGAAGGTATATGAACTGGACAGGATGAATGAGGGCACGGCACTGCAGAACGTTCTGGGAGAGATTACGGAAGCTCGcact gTGCCGAGGGTGTTTATCAATGGTCAGTGTATTGGTGGCTGCTCCGAGCTCAAGTCTTTGCATCAGAGTGGAAAGCTAAAACAGATGTTGTGA